A genomic window from Macaca mulatta isolate MMU2019108-1 chromosome 19, T2T-MMU8v2.0, whole genome shotgun sequence includes:
- the ZNF226 gene encoding zinc finger protein 226, with protein MNMFKEAVTFNDVAVAFTEEELGLLGPAQRKLYRDVMVENFRNLLSVGHQPFKQDVSPIERNEQLWIVTTATQRQRNLGEKNQSKLVTIQDRESEEELSCWQIWQQIANDLTRCQDSMINNSQFHKQGDFPCQVGAELSVQISEDENYTVNKADGPSDTGNPEFPILRTQDSWRKTFLTESQRLNRDQQISIKNKLCQCKKGVDPISWISHHDGHRVHKSDKSYRPNDYKKDNMKISTFDQNSMIHTGQKSYQCNECKKPFSDLSSFDLHQQLQSGEKSLTCVERGKGFCYSPVLPVHQKVHVGEKLKCDECGKEFSQGTHLQTHQKVHVIEKPYKCKQCGKGFSRRSALNVHCKVHTGEKPYNCEECGRAFSQASHLQDHQRLHTGEKPFKCDACGKSFSRNSHLQSHQRVHTGEKPYKCEECGKGFICSSNLYIHQRVHTGEKPYKCEECGKGFSRPSSLQAHQGVHTGEKSYICTVCGKGFTLSSNLQAHQRVHTGEKPYKCSECGKSFRRNSHYQVHLVVHTGEKPHKCEICGKGFSQSSYLQIHQKAHSVEKPFKCEECGQGFNQSSRLQIHQLIHKGEKPYKCEECGKGFSRRADLKIHCRIHTGEKPYNCEECGKVFRQASNLLAHQRVHSGEKPFKCEECGKSFGRSAHLQAHQKVHTGEKPYKCDECGKGFKWSLNLDMHQRVHTGEKPYKCGECGKYFSQASSLQLHQSVHTGEKPYKCDMCGKVFSRSSQLQSHQRVHTGEKPYKCEICGKSFSWRSNLTIHHRIHVGDKSYKNNRGGKNIRASTQEKKSIK; from the exons atgaatatgttCAAG GAAGCAGTGACCTTCAACGACGTGGCTGTGGCCTTCACAGAGGAGGAGTTGGGGCTGCTGGGCCCTGCCCAGAGGAAGCTGTACCGAGATGTGATGGTGGAGAACTTTAGGAACCTGCTGTCAGTGG GGCATCAACCCTTCAAACAAGATGTATCACCTATAGAAAGAAATGAGCAGCTTTGGATAGTGACGACAGCAACCCAAAGACAGAGAAATTTAG gagagaaaaatcaaagtaaGTTAGTGACTATTCAAGACAGAGAATCAGAAGAAGAGCTTTCTTGCTGGCAAATCTGGCAACAAATTGCAAATGACTTAACCAGGTGTCAAGACTCCATGATCAATAATTCTCAATTTCACAAACAAGGTGATTTCCCTTGCCAGGTAGGGGCAGAACTGTCTGTTCAAATTTCCGAAGATGAGAACTATACAGTAAATAAAGCAGATGGTCCCAGTGATACTGGGAATCCAGAGTTTCCTATCTTGAGAACCCAGGATTCTTGGAGGAAAACATTCCTGACTGAGTCACAGAGATTGAACAGAGATCAGCAaatttccataaaaaataaattatgtcaaTGTAAGAAGGGTGTTGATCCCATCAGTTGGATTTCACATCATGATGGTCATAGAGTACACAAAAGTGACAAGTCTTATAGACCCAATGATTACAAAAAAGACAACATGAAGATTTCGACATTTGATCAGAATAGCATGATTCACACAGGACAGAAATCTTACCAGTGTAATGAGTGTAAAAAACCCTTCAGTGATCTCTCCAGCTTTGATCTTCATCAGCAGTTACAATCAGGAGAGAAGTCTCTTACATGTGTTGAACGTGGAAAAGGCTTCTGTTACAGCCCAGTTCTTCCTGTTCATCAGAAAGTACATGTGGGAGAAAAACTTAAGTGTGATGAGTGTGGTAAGGAATTCAGTCAGGGCACTCATCTACAGACCCATCAGAAAGTCCACGTGATagagaaaccatacaaatgtaAGCAATGTGGGAAAGGTTTCAGTCGTAGATCAGCACTTAATGTTCATTGTAAGGTCCACACGGGAGAGAAACCTTATAATTGTGAGGAGTGTGGGAGGGCCTTCAGTCAGGCCTCTCATCTTCAGGACCATCAGAGACTCCACACTGGGGAGAAGCCATTCAAATGTGATGCATGTGGTAAGAGCTTCAGTCGGAATTCACATCTTCAATCCCATCAAAGAgttcatacaggagagaaaccatacaaatgtgAGGAGTGTGGTAAGGGCTTCATTTGTAGCTCAAATCTTTACATTCATCAGAGAGtccacacaggagaaaaaccctataaatgtgaGGAATGTGGTAAAGGCTTTAGTCGGCCTTCAAGTCTTCAGGCCCATCAGGGAGTCCACACTGGAGAGAAGTCATACATATGTACTGTATGTGGGAAAGGCTTTACTCTGAGTTCAAATCTTCAAGCCCATCAGAGAgtccacactggagagaagccatACAAATGCAGTGAGTGTGGGAAGAGCTTCAGGAGGAACTCCCATTATCAAGTTCATCTAGTGgtccacacaggagagaaaccccACAAATGTGAGATATGTGGGAAGGGCTTCAGTCAAAGTTCATATCTTCAAATCCATCAGAAGGCCCACAGTGTAGAGAAACCTTTTAAGTGTGAGGAGTGTGGGCAGGGTTTCAATCAGAGCTCACGACTTCAGATTCACCAGCTGATCCATAAGGGTgagaaaccatacaaatgtgAAGAGTGTGGCAAGGGATTTAGTCGTAGAGCAGATCTTAAAATTCACTGTAGGatccacacaggagagaaaccatATAATTGTGAGGAGTGTGGGAAGGTCTTCAGGCAGGCCTCAAATCTTTTGGCCCATCAGAGAGTCCACAGTGGAGAAAAACCATTCAAATGTGAAGAGTGTGGGAAGAGTTTTGGTCGGAGTGCACATCTTCAAGCCCATCAAAAAGTCCACACTGGAGAAAAGCCATACAAATGTGATGAGTGTGGGAAGGGCTTCAAGTGGAGCTTGAATCTTGACATGCATCAGAGGGTGCACACGGGAGAAAAACCATATAAATGTGGGGAGTGTGGTAAGTACTTCAGTCAGGCATCAAGTCTTCAACTTCATCAGAGTgtccacacaggagagaaaccatacaaatgtgATATGTGTGGTAAAGTCTTCAGTCGTTCTTCACAACTACAGTCTCATCAGAGAGTTCACACTGGGGAAAAACCTTATAAATGTGAGATATGTGGTAAGAGCTTCAGTTGGCGATCGAATCTTACAATTCATCACAGAATCCATGTTGGTGATAAATCCTATAAAAATAATAGGGGTGGTAAGAACATCAGAGCAtccacacaggaaaaaaaatccataaaatga